A DNA window from Camelina sativa cultivar DH55 chromosome 13, Cs, whole genome shotgun sequence contains the following coding sequences:
- the LOC104736430 gene encoding vesicle transport protein SFT2B codes for MQKLNDFFSGGGDGDDTTTDNFLEDGSEGLCSLSPTQRMYGFAASLATGLLLMFLSMIVFSIPIKFALLFTFGNVLAIGSTAFLMGPEQQMNMMLDPVRFYATSIYIGCVVLALICALLIHSKILTFLAILCEICALIWYSLSYIPFARRMVSEIMIRLCDTEL; via the exons ATGCAGAAGCTGAACGACTTCTTCTCCGGTGGCGGAGACGGCGACGATACAACAACTGATAATTTCCTTGAAGATGGATCGGAGGGTCTCTGTTCTCTCTCCCCTACCCAG AGAATGTACGGATTCGCCGCTTCTTTAGCTACTGGTTTGCTTCTTATGTTTCTG TCCATGATTGTGTTTTCTATCCCAATCAAATTTGCACTGCTCTTCACATTTGGAAATGTTCTAGCTATTGGAAG CACAGCCTTCCTCATGGGACCTGAGCAACAGATGAATATGATGTTGGACCCTGTTCGTTTCTACGCTACATCTATTTATATTGGATGTGTCGTTTTAGCACTCATTTGTGCTCTCTTG ATACACAGCAAAATTTTAACGTTCCTTGCGATCCTATGCGAGATTTGTGCACTGATATG GTACAGCCTCAGTTATATTCCATTTGCTCGGAGAATGGTCTCTGAAATAATGATCCGTCTCTGCGATACCGAGTTGTAG
- the LOC109128294 gene encoding uncharacterized protein LOC109128294 — protein sequence MMKRIPRIKFPQRHSISSGSGPAPGSVTGVKKNVTASSDVPAAPKNTADGGKASLQPKRTPVSDKEIESIMLGGCI from the exons atgatgaagagaatcCCTCGTATCAAATTTCCTCAGCGACACTCTATTTCATCTG gtTCTGGACCTGCTCCGGGATCTGTTACCGGCGTCAAGAAAAATGTGACGGCGAGTTCAGATGTTCCGGCGGCTCCGAAGAACACTGCTGATGGAGGAAAAGCATCTCTGCAGCCAAAACGTACACCTGTCTCCGACAAAGAAATCGAATCTATAATG TTGGGTGGTTGCATCTGA
- the LOC104736428 gene encoding squalene epoxidase 5-like: MDMAFTHVCLWTLLTFVLTWTVFYVTNRTKKATKPADAVLEERKDGATDVIIVGAGVGGSALAYALAKDGRRVHVIERDMREPERMMGEFMQPGGRLMLSKLGLQDCLEGIDAQIATGMTVYKDGKEAVAPFPVENNNFSYEPSARSFHNGRFVGKLRQKASSHPNVRLEEGTVKSLIEEKGVIKGVTYKNKVGEETTAFAPLTVVCDGCYSNLRRSLNDNNAEVLSCLVGYISKNCQLEEPKNLHLVLSKPSFAMLYQISSTEVRCGFEIFPHNFPSIANGEMETFIKNTIVPQIPPKLRKIYLKGIDEGAHIKVIKAKRMSATLSKKKGVIVLGDAFNMRHPAIASGMMVLLSDILILRGLLQPLSNLGDAKKVSQVIKSFYDIRKPMSATVNTLGSAFSHVLIASTDEAKEAMRQGCYDYLSSGGSRTSGMMALLGGMNPRPLSLIYHLCAITLSSISNLLSPFPSPLRIWHSLRLFGLAMKMLVPHLKAEGVSQMLFPANAAAYRKRYMAATAL, encoded by the exons ATGGATATGGCTTTTACGCACGTTTGTTTATGGACGCTACTCACCTTCGTGTTGACATGGACGGTCTTCTACGTCACAAACAGGACCAAGAAGGCCACGAAGCCTGCAGATGCGGTGCTGGAGGAGCGTAAAGACGGTGCTACGGACGTCATCATCGTCGGGGCTGGTGTCGGCGGCTCGGCTCTCGCATATGCTCTTGCTAAG gacgGACGTCGAGTACATGTGATAGAGAGGGACATGAGAGAACCTGAGAGAATGATGGGTGAGTTTATGCAGCCAGGTGGACGTCTCATGCTTTCTAAGCTTGGCCTTCAAG ATTGTTTGGAGGGAATAGATGCACAGATTGCTACGGGCATGACAGTTTATAAGGATGGAAAAGAAGCTGTAGCACCTTTTCCGGTGGAAAATAACAACTTTTCTTATGAACCTTCTGCTCGATCTTTTCACAATGGCCGATTCGTCGGAAAACTGCGCCAAAAGGCTTCTTCTCATCCCAA TGTGAGGCTGGAAGAAGGAACGGTGAAATCTTTGATAGAAGAAAAAGGAGTGATCAAAGGAGTGACATACAAGAATAAAGTAGGAGAAGAAACAACAGCCTTTGCACCTCTCACTGTAGTATGCGACGGTTGCTACTCAAACCTTCGTCGGTCTCTTAACGACAACAAT GCGGAAGTTTTATCGTGCCTAGTTGGTTACATCTCAAAGAACTGTCAGCTTGAGGAACCCAAAAACTTACACTTGGTATTGTCTAAACCCTCGTTCGCCATGTTGTATCAAATAAGCAGCACTGAGGTTCGTTGTGGGTTTGAGATTTTCCCCCACAATTTTCCTTCTATTGCAAATGGTGAAATGGAAACTTTCATAAAGAACACTATTGTTCCTCAG ATACCACCAAAACTCcgcaaaatatatttgaaaggCATCGATGAGGGAGCACACATAAAAGTGATAAAAGCAAAGCGCATGTCAGCTACTTTAAGCAAGAAGAAAGGAGTGATTGTACTGGGAGATGCATTCAACATGCGTCATCCAGCGATCGCATCTGGAATGATGGTTTTACTGTCTGACATTCTCATTCTAAGAGGTCTTCTCCAGCCATTAAGCAATCTCGGGGATGCAAAGAAAGTCTCACAAGTTATCAAGTCCTTTTATGATATACGCAAG CCAATGTCAGCGACGGTTAACACACTAGGAAGTGCGTTTTCTCATGTGCTAATTGCATCGACGGACGAAGCAAAAGAGGCAATGAGACAAGGTTGCTATGATTACCTGTCTAGTGGTGGGTCTCGCACGTCAGGGATGATGGCTCTGCTCGGCGGCATGAACCCTCGTCCACTATCTCTCATCTATCATCTTTGTGCTATCACTCTATCCTCCATTTCCAATCTCCTATCTCCATTTCCCTCTCCCCTTCGCATTTGGCATAGCCTCAGGCTTTTTGGT TTGGCTATGAAAATGTTGGTTCCCCATCTCAAGGCCGAAGGAGTTAGCCAAATGTTGTTTCCAGCAAATGCAGCCGCGTATCGCAAAAGATATATGGCCGCAACTGCCCTCTAA